From the Mesotoga prima MesG1.Ag.4.2 genome, the window CAAATTCCTGTTACGAAGGATTCGATTTTCGAGATAGGTTCGATTAGTAAGACAATAACGGCAGTAGGTATCCTCCAGTTGAGGGAGCGGGGTCTCATAGATCTCGATGATACAATTGAGCCTTTCTTCCGCGACTTCCCGAGAGCAGGTGAGATAACTGTGAGAGATCTACTGCAGCACAGCTCCGGAATTCATGAGCTGACGGACATTGAGGAATTCAGTAACAATATGCGCCGTGACTGGAGCCCTCAAGAGTTGATAGAGATTACCAGTGAGTTTGAACTGGATTTCGCACCGGGAACCTCTGCTCAATACAGCAACATCAACTTCATCCTCCTGGGTCTGATTATCGAAGAGCTTACCGGCATCCCGTATGACGAATACATAGCAGATAACATACTCGGGCCTCTCGGAATGGGCAACAGCATGCTCGGGAGCAGGAAGACTCTGGTGTATGGCAGGGCAAGTGGCTATCGGCTTTCTGAAGGCGTACTGGAAAATGCAGAGTATGAAAGTCTTGTCTCGCCCTTCGCCAGTGGAGCGATGATATCGACATCTGAGGATCTTGTAAAACTCACCAGAGTCTTTACCCCGGACCTCTTGCTTTCAAAACAGAGTATAGATGAAATGATATCTCAGACGGTACTCAGAAATGGTGAGTTGTGGCCCAATGATAAGAGCATGACCTACGGACTCGGGCTTGATATGCTCTACTTTTTTGACAGATTCGTACCCGGAAAGACGGGCGGAATATCCGGCTTCAACTCATACTTTCTCTATCTTCCCGATAGAGATCTTGCAGTGGCCGTGACTGCCAATCTAGATGACAGCCTCAGGGAGATTGTTTTGCTGGCAATGGAGGTAGCCGATCTCTTGAGGAGCAATTGAAAGGCCATGATAATCGCACAGTCTGGCTCTTGACGTGTGGAGCTAGTCGATTTCGATCTTGCAAGTAGGATGTTTTGCTGTCTTCATTACGCAAGGAGTTTGTTTGACGCGAGCTCCTCGACAAGTTGAATCTCGAGATCTCGCTTTTCAGCAGATAGCTGACAGGTTTGTTCTGAACGTTTTGGAAAACGAAGAGATTAGAAGAAGCGCATTTGCTGAAATTCTAAGCCGATGATTCTTGGAATGATTCAGACTACACTACTTTGGTGAAGACCGAGAGTAATAGGAGGGTATATTTTAGTCGTGAGGAGTAGATTTATTGGCCAGAGCTGAGCCCACAACACAGTTAGGAGCCTGACAGAGAAAACATAATTTTGAGCCGACTAAAATCTCGAAGTTTTGATCTGCTCAGTGGTGGCAAAACCGATTTTGGCAATCTCTTTACTTTTCGGGAAAGCATAGATTGAGGAGCAAGATGGACTTAATGGCGTCTGCCGATTATGTGTTTTCTCACAACTAAGAGGAGGTTTTCTTATGGCTTCAAAGAAACTACTAATACTGTGTGTGCTGTTTATAACGTTTCTTTCGACCGTGTACTCCAGTCAGCATGATCTCACTACGGACCCTTATGAAGCAAGTTTGGTGGCCAAAGATGCATACATCTTCGCTTATCCGATGCTCGAGAATTACAGAACGATGTATGGCGAGGCAGTTGATTCGGGAGTCTTCAACACGTTCAATCATGTCAAGACGATATTTGGACCTCAAAGCAGAACAGTTGTCCGTCCTAACAACGATACGATCTATTCTACTGCCTGGCTCGACTTGAGGGCCGAGCCAATTGTAATAAGTCTTCCGGCAGTTTCCGACAGATATTTCTCCTTGCAGCTGGTAGACATGTACACTCACAACTTTGCTTATGCAGGCTCGCGAACCACTGGTACCGGAGCCGTGACAGTTATGGTTGCCGGCCCCTACTGGGACGGTGAAATCCCCTCAGGTATAGATAATGCCTTCTACAGTGAAGGCAATTATGTCTATTGTGTTGTGAGGGCGGCAGTTAATAGCGAGCGGCCGGGAGATCTCCAGACGATTCTCCAAATGCAGCAGAAGTATTCATTGCAGCCTCTCAGCACTTACTGCGGAGAACCTGAACCGTCGCCACTTGAAGCAGAGGACTTCCCACTCTTCGATCAGACAGTTGCCGATTCCGTTGGTTTCATCGGATACTTCAATTTCCTTCTGGGCCAGTTGAAGATCCACCCATCTGAAGAGGCTCTTATCGAGAGATACTCAGAGATAGGAGTCGGACCCGATTTCGTCTTCAATCCAGCGGATCTCACAGAGCCTGTAAATGAAGCGATCGAATCTGCAATAGCTCAAGCTCGCCAGGAAATATACCATCCCGGTACAGCGATTGGAAGCATCACAAACGGCTGGTCTCTGCCGGGAAGAATCTTCGGAAACAGAGAAAGGATGCAGGGCAATTATTTCATTAGGGCCACTGCTGCGCACATGGGATTGTATGGAAATGATCTCGAAGAGGCTTATTATCCGAGTAGTTTCTTCGATAGCGATGGAGAGCCGCTAGATGCTTCCAAGTACAACTACATGATAACCTTCAGCCAAGATCAGTTGCCCCCAGTTGATGAAAGGGGTTTCTGGTCAATCACAATGTATGATGCAGACCAGTTCATGGTTGAAAATCCTCTTGACAGATACTCTATAGGTGACAGATCCGAACTGGTCTACGGAGACGATGGATCTTTGGTCATCTATCTCCAGCATAAATCCCCCGGAGAATCGAAGGAGTCGAACTGGCTTCCG encodes:
- a CDS encoding serine hydrolase domain-containing protein; its protein translation is MKGISLLLLLFLGSFLLGTTIDDALLESIEALVAETAESKSIPGLSLSVRVGDVITVFDYGYANLEHQIPVTKDSIFEIGSISKTITAVGILQLRERGLIDLDDTIEPFFRDFPRAGEITVRDLLQHSSGIHELTDIEEFSNNMRRDWSPQELIEITSEFELDFAPGTSAQYSNINFILLGLIIEELTGIPYDEYIADNILGPLGMGNSMLGSRKTLVYGRASGYRLSEGVLENAEYESLVSPFASGAMISTSEDLVKLTRVFTPDLLLSKQSIDEMISQTVLRNGELWPNDKSMTYGLGLDMLYFFDRFVPGKTGGISGFNSYFLYLPDRDLAVAVTANLDDSLREIVLLAMEVADLLRSN
- a CDS encoding DUF1254 domain-containing protein; the protein is MASKKLLILCVLFITFLSTVYSSQHDLTTDPYEASLVAKDAYIFAYPMLENYRTMYGEAVDSGVFNTFNHVKTIFGPQSRTVVRPNNDTIYSTAWLDLRAEPIVISLPAVSDRYFSLQLVDMYTHNFAYAGSRTTGTGAVTVMVAGPYWDGEIPSGIDNAFYSEGNYVYCVVRAAVNSERPGDLQTILQMQQKYSLQPLSTYCGEPEPSPLEAEDFPLFDQTVADSVGFIGYFNFLLGQLKIHPSEEALIERYSEIGVGPDFVFNPADLTEPVNEAIESAIAQARQEIYHPGTAIGSITNGWSLPGRIFGNRERMQGNYFIRATAAHMGLYGNDLEEAYYPSSFFDSDGEPLDASKYNYMITFSQDQLPPVDERGFWSITMYDADQFMVENPLDRYSIGDRSELVYGDDGSLVIYLQHKSPGESKESNWLPAPDGKFTTTLRIYIPLPEGLDPLYCPPAVRKAGAVE